AGCGCCTCCATGATGCCTGCCGCGAAGCCCGGCTGGCGCGCGAGCAGGCGGTCGAGCAGCGCCAGCGGCACGGCGCGCACGAGACAGGTGCGCACGGCGAGGGCGCTCTCGCCGTAGGTGCGGCCAGCCAGGCCGTCGAGGCCGAAGAGCGCGCCCGGCTTCAACGGGTCCGTGGTCAGCATGGCGCCGGTGGCGGCCCGCCGCCGCAGGTGCACGCGCCCCGAGGCGAGAATGTAGAGCGTATCCGCGGCCTGGCCCGCTTCGTAGACGGTTTGCCCGGCGACAACGCGGCGTACGCTCTCCTGCGGACGCTCGCCCGCGGCGAAGCGGGCCGCAGCCTGGCGCTCGAACTCGTGGCGCGGGAGTTCATGACGAACAGGAGCTGCCATTGAATTCCTCCAGAGCAGCCAACCGGCCGCTCGCCCTTTCCTCAGTCGTAGACTAGTCGCGCGGCGTTACACACTGCGGTACTTTCTT
This genomic window from Dehalococcoidia bacterium contains:
- a CDS encoding Crp/Fnr family transcriptional regulator, with translation MAAPVRHELPRHEFERQAAARFAAGERPQESVRRVVAGQTVYEAGQAADTLYILASGRVHLRRRAATGAMLTTDPLKPGALFGLDGLAGRTYGESALAVRTCLVRAVPLALLDRLLARQPGFAAGIMEALLRRRAAAEHMVSRAVVAGVPGRLAGALLDAAEEGAVVGLTRQQLAEAAWTTRETATRVLYHFADEGLVQIDGRRIELLDLGRLRALAAGARPILPSAA